Genomic window (Candidatus Beckwithbacteria bacterium):
AGGAGGTGATTCTACATGTCAACCATAACCTTTCAAGAAGCGCTTGTCGCTTCTTCAACCAATGTATTTGCTATTGTTTATGAATTTTTACCCAGACTATTTGGGGCAATCTTAGTTTTTGCTATTGGTTTAATTTTAGCCAATTGGACCAAAAAGTTAACGGTAAGAGTCTTGCATGCCATTAATCTCACTTCCTTACTTAAACAGCTAGGGGTTGAAAATTTTCTGGCCAAAGCTGAAGTTAAGAGCAAGGTAGAAGAAATTATTGGAACTATTTTAAAATGGCTAGTTCTACTTATTTTTGTAGTAGCTTCAGTCAATATTCTAGGTTTACCAACCGTATCCGAGGTCTTAAATAATATTTTGGCTTATATCCCAAATATTATTTCAGCAGTTTTCATCTTAGCTATTGGAATGTTGTTAGCTGGAGTTATTGAAAAACTCGTTAAAGGCTCAGTTGCTCAGCTTGATGTTCATGTCGGTCGGCTTTTAGGAAAAATTGCCAGCTACATCATGATGATTTTTGCAGCCTTAGCTGCTATCAATGAACTAGGTATTGCTAAAGAACTTATCAATACACTCTTTATTGGTTTTGTTTCAATGATGGCTCTTGGCTTTGGATTAGCAATTGGCCTAGGCGCTAAAGATCTAGTTTCTCAAATTTTGACTGATTGGTATAAAAAACTAGAACGAGATATAAAAAAGAAAAAATAAGAAATACACAGTATAATTATTACCTGTATTTTGCGAGGTAGTGTTTTTTGTTGTAAAAAGACATATGCAAATTTTAACTGCGTTATTTTTGGGAATTGTCCAGGGTTTCACTGAGTTCTTGCCAGTTTCCTCATCTGGTCATTTAGCTTTGCTGCAATCCTGGCTTGGCTTTAAAAACCCACCTATTACGTTTGATATCTTACTTCATCTGGGAACGTTATTAGCCATTCTTTGGTTTTTTAAAAAAACCTTGCAAGAAATTGCCAGTCAATTTTGGCAAAGCGTTAGTAAAAAAGATTGGCATCTTTTTCCTAAAATTTCTTATCTTGTCATTATTGGAACTTTACCAGCTACCATCCTTGGTTTATTAATCAAATCAAGTATTGAAACATTTTTTACCACTAAACTGTTTATTGGGATTGGCTTTCTAATAAGCTCGGCTTTTTTACTAAGTAGCCAGTTTTTGACGCAAAAAAATCAAGATAAAACTATAACTATCAAAAGAGCTGTGATCATTGGTTTAGCTCAGGCCATTGCTATTTTACCTGGTATATCCCGCTCCGGCTCAACTGTTTCCACTGGTCTTTTACAGGGAATTAAAAGAGAGGAAGCGTTTACTTTTTCTTTTCTTCTGGCTATTCCGGCTATTGTTGGCGCGGTGACCTTAGACCTAGATAAAATTACCAGTATTAGCAGTGATCAAATACCTAGTTATGTCATTGGTTTTACAGCCGCTTTTATAACTGGAATGGTTTCGCTGCTTATTTTTAAAAAATTGGTTTCACAGCTTAAACTATCGTGGTTTGGTTTTTACTGCCTAACATTGGGAATGATAACTATGTTTTTCTCTATATTCTGAAGCTAACTCAATTAAAACATCCCACATATCAAATTTTCCAGAAGGCAATTTTTTAATTTTCTCCATAATTTCCTGAATTGAAAAAGTGTAGAAGGTAGTACAGTCTGCATCATGACAAACATGTCTAACTATGTAGTAATCTTCACATCCCATTTTCCCATCTGTAAATGTAACAAGCCTAGGGCAACCACCATGATTTGTACAACAAGCCACACACCAATGAGTTTCATCAGGCCGACACGGAGACCATTTTTCAGTCATATTTTTTACTTAAATAATACATGCTAGTATATCTTATCTATGCAAAATTTAAGCAAATATTTTCCTTTTTTACTTTTTATCTTTTATTTTTCACTTTGCCTGACCACTCTTTCTTTTTATCCAACTGCGTTTGGTGATAGCAATGAAGTTATTGCTGCTGGTTTTAGCTCTTCTGCACTTCATCCCCCAGGCATGCCATTACAAACAGTTATTGTCTATCTGTTTTCTCATCTACCCATTCCAGCCACTACTATTGCTTTTAAAGCTAATCTGGTTTCTGCTTTATTTCACAGCTTAACTTTGGTTTTTGTATATGCAACCTCAACTAAAATCCTAAATTTTGTTCTCACCAAGAAAAAGAGAGGCTATTTTTTAATTGAAATTATTAGTCTCACTACAGCTCTTAGCCTGGGATGTTCTTACCTTTTTTGGCTCTACAGCAATACGCTAGAAGTTTATCCGATCAATAATTTTTTAGCGATAAGTTCTTTCTATTTGGCTTTGCAAATATATGAGCAAAAAAAAACAAATTTAAAACAATACTTGCTTTTGGGAATACTGCTGGGCTCAGGCTTGGCTCAACATCCAACTTTTATTTTAGTAATTCCAGGATTGCTTGTTTTACTATGGTTTAAAATCAGAAAATCTTTTATTCTTGGTTTTCAATTAAGTATTACTACAATATCTACTTTTATTTTCGCTACTATCTTGCTTCTGCTTTTTAATCAAAATTCACCGATAACTTGGGCTTTTCAAAAAAACCTAAATGGTTTATGGAGATTTATTAGCTCAGCTGATCATGTTCAGAGTGATGCTAGCAACGCTTATCTTACAACGCTTTACTTACCAGAAAATATAACTGCTTTGATAAGATATCTAGCAACTACTTTACCTCAAAATTTTACCTGGCTTGGGGTAATGCTATTTTTATTAGGAATATTTGGTGCTTATAAACATTTGTCTAGAAGAGTTTTTTGGGGATTAATTACTCTAATTGTCTGTACTGGTCCGATTTTAGCTTTTTACTTAACCTTTCCAAGCTCTAGTTTGCCCCCAGCCTATGTTCATATGATTACTGGAGTCACAGAGAGAATGTA
Coding sequences:
- a CDS encoding undecaprenyl-diphosphate phosphatase gives rise to the protein MQILTALFLGIVQGFTEFLPVSSSGHLALLQSWLGFKNPPITFDILLHLGTLLAILWFFKKTLQEIASQFWQSVSKKDWHLFPKISYLVIIGTLPATILGLLIKSSIETFFTTKLFIGIGFLISSAFLLSSQFLTQKNQDKTITIKRAVIIGLAQAIAILPGISRSGSTVSTGLLQGIKREEAFTFSFLLAIPAIVGAVTLDLDKITSISSDQIPSYVIGFTAAFITGMVSLLIFKKLVSQLKLSWFGFYCLTLGMITMFFSIF
- a CDS encoding DUF2723 domain-containing protein, yielding MQNLSKYFPFLLFIFYFSLCLTTLSFYPTAFGDSNEVIAAGFSSSALHPPGMPLQTVIVYLFSHLPIPATTIAFKANLVSALFHSLTLVFVYATSTKILNFVLTKKKRGYFLIEIISLTTALSLGCSYLFWLYSNTLEVYPINNFLAISSFYLALQIYEQKKTNLKQYLLLGILLGSGLAQHPTFILVIPGLLVLLWFKIRKSFILGFQLSITTISTFIFATILLLLFNQNSPITWAFQKNLNGLWRFISSADHVQSDASNAYLTTLYLPENITALIRYLATTLPQNFTWLGVMLFLLGIFGAYKHLSRRVFWGLITLIVCTGPILAFYLTFPSSSLPPAYVHMITGVTERMYLLGFVFLSLLLSLAFYQLTIWVKVKQLVFVFLLFPLYLLISNYHAVDLSNYNFAQAYAQQTLQNAQPNSTIFCFSDISCFSFLYEQTIHNKHLDKIIISAQPNLGHQFRQKYFPELARFDSLVDEQRIGNMIDWSLKNNRAVYLAELTPYYLETLGLDGKNYALSPNGYLLKVTRTQAQLKPFSYKIDQVLAVKPTDPRNQFELSFKAMLMQQHATNATLYARAGHKDWALQEAELANNLYSNQKEVVNLIEKIKNY